A genomic stretch from Vibrio coralliilyticus includes:
- a CDS encoding non-ribosomal peptide synthetase — MSVDDITMTPANGGWSPLSHSQQRLWLFHQLMPESIAYNLGGVAWLSGEGITKEKVLGALSKILEMHPVFRIKIEQRDGQPQQSAHYDRVPVAFVDLTDEADAADIVKREAKAKTYQTYDLGNELLCRFHLYQLAEDKFALSIAAHHLITDAWSLQLFVSSIVQFVSGKPPKSPKGVSYFDFSESQNDFDPVKEKADWEALKLVGEEPCILQGKTTQEQSAYTAGHIEESLGIDESILVEQTAKHFGVTKFEVLSCALLLTLSSYANNSHPSITVPALNRDSANRRNIGFYVNNVVLGVQANPELNLREVVQQVKSNLRDSLKFSHLPIEKLLGQTPLPTVAFNYRSHGHKLAVKSTGEDGNTIKGFFEEFPVTETPFELVLDAIAGEQLSLRLVYAQEKFTQAQIDSILSTYKNILNQICQSPQQSLAQTNALSTSDTVALEAHSAVQQTWNPVTFMALVDEQAKQRPEKVALKHGDKTLTYAELDAQSNVVAHSLRQRKAQSESVVGVMMERGTDMLVAMLGIIKAGCAFLPIDPDYPAERISFMLEDSETQQLLTQQHLMAKAQDLFIRSESAQECTAIESLLATEVAVCEPVECSYQDIHLDQLAYLIYTSGSTGKPKGVAVSHRGLTMHVQTIGEQYGMTPEDTELHFASISFDGAVERWTVPLAFGSTLIIRDQQLWTPEKTTQVLVDEKVTIACFPPSYAGPWLDWVEQTLSDLSLRSLTLGGEAFTRDTFERIQRVVNPPRIVNGYGPTETVVTPMIWRAYPEDKLESSYAPIGQPVGDRKLYVLDENLKQVPFGTIGELYIGMESGLARGYLKRPDLTAERFIPDPFAANGERMYRTGDLVRFRQDGVVEYLGRADQQVKIRGFRIELGEIESRLQTLANAEFCAVVAHQSPTGKRLVGYVQLSETEQKSESQWRIELATQLPDYMVPSRIIVSQTLPLTPAGKVDRKQLAVPDWDEEQKVGAPLEGGIQHQLAEIWRELLKVESIGSDSHFFALGGDSITALQMVGKLRQRGLLLTPKQVFDHPVLGEMALCVLDSQIKPAEQGELNGKVSLLPMQKRFTENYLDKNGQLELCNQYAKLNLPAPVNADAIVLALKQVVQHHDSLRLSFEAPNTTTPNAAEYLAEYVTTADFAFHLYAEQIDIDAVQSAINPSVGKQLSVGLNTETGEMLVAVHHLVIDALSWPVLIQDLLGSYQQEMGVDSYAFASKTHNQADWYEALENLHISHKQSEFWNAQRAEPAFHGSTDKESNGIHKRSYHITKELAEPLLTSTQAFARMSKEQTLMALSALAVKQITSANEIVIHRESHGRFSESFGLDLSRSVNWHTALFPQKVVLSDSISGLLASVKDGSHAITDGGLSYSAGVVQQQWQYQDNVDVLFNFLGRAAQADVKGAELGEFGLWRPENAKADAAIVLNISETDDGFDVELEFSLSALSESECDTYVRHLESAIKVMTEHCTSNSAVLTQADAPNTHLSLAALSHVSGNAHQLPNQILPLSTLQQGLYFHAQLSQDTSTYVNQITLPISGADAGQLEEGWKALMKRHSILRSTLHQVEGQAHLYVWDDLPITSRVFDGREEEGFELESYKRSLIEQGFELEQDASAQQPKPLWRVDLVTTGDNEIACIFTIHHILMDGWSTGVLLSELFAHYQNMSLPVVSHDFADYLEWVVQQEPESAQEYWRGYLNGVEAPTMLVEQYGSNTDKLGHVRHNVDFSAEVLSGWQSQLKSSGITLNTLIQGAWLLTLQRYTGQSQPVFGNTVAGRPSSLANSEAMVGLFINTLPVTSMVDWQAKTGEWLADIQEQASAQREFSHVSLSEVQAQSPLAGENLFDSLVVFENYPLDESLFSETGLKIGEPDSYEFTHYPLTLAVLPGESLRIVFAYDSAKFSQSDIDALSATTSHYLEQLVDKLTHNLSDIDVLDTEQQSRLSGHVKASEPWTYKPFTELLKEQVLAQPDSEALVANPLGGTALSNNGSERLALSYQQLDDFSDGVAAELIARGIQRDQRVGVMFARGADMLVAMIGVLKAGAAFLPLDPSYPQDRLAYMVEDSDAQWLISDDSSQQLAREICQPDNIIAYSEIDLQQPLLNRPEILEEQLAYVIYTSGSTGKPKGVCVSHSGLSMHVQTIGQRYGMTPKDIELHFASISFDGAVERWTVPLAFGSKLVIRDQQLWSAQETCEVLEREAVTIACFPPSYVGPLLEWIEVEQPTLAVRSWTLGGEAFTRETYFKLQQVLNPKRIINGYGPTETVVTPMIWQAYPETSLESAYAPIGTAVGARSLYVLDSDLRPVPSGVSGELYIGEEVGLARGYLDRPDLTAERFVPDPFANNGERMYRTGDLVRWREDGVMEYLGRADDQIKIRGFRVELGEIESRLQSISGSKLSAVTAFEGSAGKYLVGYIEGQADLINSDDILAQMAKVLPDYMVPSQLVVMESMPLTPASKVDKKKLPQPDNHVQHKAYEAPEGEIEQLLAQEWQALFGLEKVSRHDDFFALGGQSLLATQLVGRLQQKHQIRLLLQSVFDSPRLDVMATQCTSLKEPAVTIKAVPRMEYMPVSASQKRLWFVQQLMPESSAYHMPLGLKLKGAVNREWLEQSLRTVIGRHEALRTSFMQVDGELMQSIHSDDDVSQFALEEYSADEFSSIEDQRLNWIGETFDLSSPSLLRAYLIKHSEQEFELLLVVHHIVSDGISIQNLMRELSAVYSSYSHSGHFESSVETVALDYADYASWQQEWLKSDNAKESLSWWKAALAKDIEPLVLHSDVARDQLETTGQRHHFTLTKQQVKAIETLAAQSATTPFNVMLSLWHLLLHKYSGRDEIRVGIPVAGRTQPDTQQMQGCFINNLVIPAQLDAAMSYDNLLQDTKRFTEQALTHQDVPFEVLVESLGVTGNLQHHPLYQTSFNFQRIERSILAEWGGLQAEAFDPGVVAAQLELSLDVQAYDDGEWSGFVNYAAPVFDQTFVEALLGHWLKLLEQVALNPNAMLSELKLVDSDEFEQIEAFNATKKSWGEMLPPPVAVEAQAQRTPEAIALSMGQQSMTYAEFDRRVNQLAQWLRQQGVGEETRVGLGLPRSFELVIGLHAITRAGGAYVPLDPSYPAERLNYILESADVSILLTDSETLPQWPENPQCQYVALNQAEILQQVNEQSTEAPVVNWQADQSLYVIFTSGSTGLPKGVVNTQSALHNRLAWMQNEYQLDASDCVLQKTPFSFDVSVWEFFWPLMYGARLAIAEPDHHRQPELLHNTIREQGVTTIHFVPSMLHAFESETDIGECSSLRRIICSGEALPAELAEKVLTGAPGCQLHNLYGPTEAAIDVTYWQCDLPVGKRIPIGHAISNTQLHVLDDCWNPVPVGVPGELYLAGDGLAREYLSRPDLTADRFVPNPFACEQDGNIGSRMYRTGDQVVRMPDGRLEYLGRLDHQVKIRGLRIELEEIENVLNQYDDVDESAVIAYEHQTGTQLVAYVVCGEWNSEKETAAKAHLNDHLPDYMVPAIYVALDEMPLSPNGKRDRKALPSPEWSKVEYRAPESELEIWFANTWQQVLGSEKVGLDDNFFALGGHSLLATRIVAQAQKELDLAISLKDFFAAGTLQALTDALQSQYQANNEQEQDELDAMAALMDELELL; from the coding sequence ATGTCAGTGGATGATATCACGATGACTCCGGCCAATGGTGGTTGGAGTCCACTTTCTCATTCTCAGCAACGTCTATGGTTGTTCCATCAACTCATGCCAGAAAGTATTGCGTATAACTTAGGCGGTGTTGCATGGTTATCGGGTGAGGGGATCACTAAAGAAAAAGTCCTAGGCGCACTTTCTAAAATATTAGAAATGCACCCAGTCTTTCGTATTAAGATCGAACAAAGGGATGGACAACCTCAGCAGTCTGCGCATTATGACCGAGTCCCAGTGGCTTTTGTCGATTTGACCGATGAAGCTGACGCTGCTGACATTGTAAAGCGAGAAGCCAAAGCTAAGACTTACCAGACGTATGACTTAGGAAATGAGCTACTGTGTAGATTCCACCTATACCAGCTAGCTGAAGATAAATTTGCTTTGAGCATTGCTGCGCATCATTTAATTACCGATGCTTGGTCATTACAGTTGTTTGTAAGCTCCATTGTTCAATTTGTATCAGGAAAGCCACCCAAAAGCCCAAAAGGGGTCAGTTACTTTGATTTTTCTGAAAGTCAAAATGACTTCGATCCTGTAAAAGAGAAGGCGGACTGGGAAGCTCTGAAGTTAGTGGGCGAGGAGCCCTGTATTCTTCAAGGCAAGACGACTCAGGAGCAGAGCGCTTATACCGCCGGGCATATAGAAGAGTCATTGGGCATTGATGAATCAATCTTGGTCGAACAGACTGCCAAACATTTTGGTGTGACCAAATTTGAGGTGTTGTCTTGTGCATTGCTGTTAACTCTATCTTCATATGCCAACAATTCTCATCCGTCGATCACCGTACCAGCATTGAATCGAGACTCTGCGAATAGAAGGAATATCGGTTTTTACGTTAATAATGTGGTCTTGGGTGTACAGGCAAATCCAGAGTTGAACTTGAGAGAAGTTGTGCAGCAGGTGAAAAGCAATCTGCGCGACTCATTGAAGTTCTCTCATTTACCTATAGAGAAGCTTTTAGGTCAGACGCCGCTTCCTACTGTTGCATTCAATTATCGTAGTCACGGGCATAAGCTCGCTGTGAAAAGCACGGGCGAGGATGGCAACACAATTAAAGGTTTTTTTGAAGAATTCCCGGTGACCGAAACACCCTTTGAACTTGTCCTTGATGCGATTGCAGGAGAGCAGCTATCGCTGCGACTTGTTTATGCACAAGAGAAGTTCACTCAAGCTCAAATTGACAGCATTTTAAGCACGTACAAAAACATTCTGAATCAGATCTGCCAATCTCCTCAACAGTCTCTAGCACAGACTAACGCGCTTTCTACGTCAGATACAGTGGCCTTGGAAGCGCACTCAGCGGTACAACAAACATGGAATCCAGTGACCTTTATGGCGCTGGTGGATGAGCAAGCAAAACAGCGTCCTGAAAAAGTTGCCTTAAAACATGGCGATAAAACGCTGACTTACGCTGAGTTAGATGCTCAATCGAATGTAGTCGCACACTCATTGCGTCAAAGAAAGGCTCAATCAGAAAGTGTTGTCGGTGTGATGATGGAGCGTGGCACCGATATGCTGGTTGCCATGCTAGGCATCATCAAAGCAGGCTGCGCATTCCTGCCAATTGATCCGGATTACCCTGCTGAACGCATCAGCTTTATGCTTGAAGACAGCGAAACTCAGCAGTTACTGACTCAGCAACACTTGATGGCGAAGGCTCAAGACCTTTTCATCCGATCTGAAAGTGCTCAAGAGTGCACTGCTATTGAATCTTTGTTAGCAACTGAGGTTGCAGTATGTGAGCCTGTTGAGTGTTCATATCAAGATATCCACCTAGACCAGCTGGCGTATTTGATTTACACCTCTGGCTCAACAGGTAAGCCTAAAGGCGTGGCAGTCAGTCATCGCGGACTGACAATGCATGTCCAGACGATTGGCGAGCAGTATGGCATGACGCCTGAAGATACAGAGCTGCATTTTGCTTCTATCAGTTTTGATGGTGCAGTGGAACGTTGGACTGTGCCACTGGCGTTTGGCTCAACACTTATCATTCGTGACCAACAGTTGTGGACACCAGAAAAAACGACTCAAGTATTGGTAGACGAGAAAGTCACCATCGCTTGTTTCCCGCCAAGTTATGCAGGACCTTGGCTAGATTGGGTTGAACAAACTCTGTCAGACCTGTCTTTGCGCTCATTGACACTGGGTGGTGAGGCATTTACCCGAGATACGTTTGAACGAATTCAACGGGTGGTCAATCCACCTCGCATCGTCAATGGTTACGGCCCGACAGAAACGGTCGTTACTCCGATGATCTGGCGTGCTTATCCAGAAGATAAACTGGAAAGCTCGTACGCGCCGATTGGTCAGCCTGTAGGTGACCGTAAGTTGTATGTGCTGGACGAGAACCTTAAGCAGGTACCATTTGGAACGATTGGAGAACTGTACATTGGTATGGAGTCGGGCCTTGCTCGTGGTTACTTGAAACGACCTGACTTGACTGCTGAACGTTTTATTCCGGATCCATTTGCCGCTAACGGCGAGCGTATGTATCGCACTGGTGATTTGGTTCGATTTAGACAAGATGGTGTTGTTGAATACCTTGGCCGTGCCGATCAACAAGTTAAAATTCGTGGCTTCCGTATTGAGCTCGGAGAGATTGAATCTCGCCTACAGACGCTTGCTAATGCTGAGTTTTGTGCGGTTGTCGCACACCAGTCGCCGACAGGAAAGCGCCTAGTCGGTTATGTTCAATTGAGTGAAACAGAGCAAAAATCTGAATCTCAATGGCGTATAGAGTTAGCCACCCAGTTGCCAGATTATATGGTGCCGTCACGTATCATTGTTAGCCAGACACTCCCTCTGACACCTGCTGGTAAGGTGGATCGCAAGCAACTTGCCGTACCGGATTGGGATGAAGAACAGAAAGTGGGAGCACCGCTGGAAGGGGGCATTCAACATCAGCTGGCTGAAATATGGCGCGAGCTCCTAAAAGTAGAGTCTATTGGCTCTGACAGCCATTTCTTTGCACTTGGTGGAGATTCAATTACTGCGCTACAAATGGTAGGTAAGCTTCGTCAACGAGGTTTGTTGCTGACACCAAAGCAAGTGTTTGACCACCCTGTGCTTGGTGAAATGGCGTTATGTGTTCTCGATAGCCAAATCAAACCAGCTGAACAAGGTGAGCTGAATGGCAAAGTATCCTTGCTGCCAATGCAGAAGCGATTCACTGAGAACTATCTAGATAAGAATGGCCAGCTAGAACTGTGTAACCAGTACGCAAAACTCAACTTGCCAGCTCCGGTTAATGCAGACGCGATTGTTCTAGCACTCAAGCAAGTGGTGCAACATCATGATAGTTTGCGCCTTTCTTTCGAGGCTCCTAATACCACAACACCTAATGCAGCAGAGTATCTAGCTGAATATGTGACTACCGCAGATTTTGCATTCCACCTTTATGCCGAGCAGATAGACATCGATGCTGTGCAGAGTGCGATTAACCCGTCTGTTGGTAAGCAATTGTCCGTTGGCCTGAATACTGAGACGGGCGAAATGCTGGTTGCCGTTCACCACCTTGTCATTGATGCGCTTTCTTGGCCTGTGCTAATTCAAGATTTGCTGGGAAGTTACCAGCAAGAAATGGGTGTTGACTCTTATGCGTTTGCCTCTAAAACTCACAATCAGGCTGATTGGTATGAGGCATTAGAGAATCTACATATCAGTCATAAACAGTCCGAATTCTGGAATGCTCAGCGAGCTGAGCCAGCTTTCCATGGAAGTACTGATAAAGAAAGTAATGGAATTCATAAGCGCAGTTACCATATAACCAAAGAACTCGCCGAACCACTGCTTACATCGACTCAAGCCTTTGCCAGAATGAGCAAGGAGCAGACTTTGATGGCATTGTCTGCGCTTGCAGTAAAACAAATAACCTCTGCAAACGAGATTGTCATTCATCGCGAAAGCCATGGTCGATTCAGTGAGTCGTTCGGATTAGATCTTTCACGCAGTGTTAACTGGCATACCGCACTGTTCCCGCAAAAAGTTGTGTTAAGTGACAGCATTAGTGGACTGTTAGCGAGTGTAAAAGATGGCTCACATGCAATCACAGATGGTGGTTTGAGTTATTCCGCGGGTGTTGTTCAGCAGCAATGGCAGTATCAAGACAATGTTGATGTGCTATTTAACTTCCTAGGCCGAGCGGCGCAGGCTGATGTTAAAGGGGCTGAACTGGGTGAGTTTGGCTTATGGCGACCAGAAAATGCCAAAGCGGATGCCGCAATTGTATTGAATATCAGCGAAACTGATGATGGCTTTGATGTCGAATTGGAGTTTTCACTTTCTGCTTTGTCGGAATCTGAGTGTGATACGTATGTTCGTCACTTAGAGTCGGCAATCAAAGTGATGACAGAACATTGCACGTCTAACTCAGCCGTTTTGACACAAGCTGATGCGCCAAATACTCATCTGAGTCTTGCTGCGCTAAGCCATGTAAGTGGTAACGCTCATCAACTTCCGAATCAAATTCTACCACTGTCTACGCTACAGCAAGGTTTGTACTTCCACGCTCAGCTATCGCAAGACACAAGCACCTACGTCAACCAAATTACCTTACCAATATCTGGCGCTGATGCTGGCCAGTTAGAAGAGGGTTGGAAAGCCTTGATGAAGCGTCATTCGATTCTACGTAGTACGCTGCATCAAGTCGAAGGTCAGGCGCATCTGTATGTATGGGATGACCTTCCTATCACGAGCAGAGTCTTTGATGGGCGAGAGGAAGAAGGCTTTGAACTGGAGTCCTATAAACGTTCACTCATTGAACAAGGTTTCGAACTGGAACAAGATGCGAGCGCACAGCAGCCAAAACCTTTGTGGCGAGTAGATCTAGTGACAACGGGCGACAATGAGATCGCTTGTATCTTCACGATTCACCACATTCTGATGGATGGTTGGAGCACCGGTGTTTTGCTCAGCGAACTGTTTGCCCACTATCAAAACATGAGCCTGCCTGTCGTCAGTCATGATTTTGCTGACTATTTAGAATGGGTTGTACAGCAAGAACCAGAAAGTGCTCAAGAGTACTGGCGTGGTTATCTGAATGGTGTTGAAGCGCCAACAATGTTGGTGGAACAATACGGTTCGAACACAGATAAACTAGGGCATGTGCGCCACAACGTGGACTTCAGTGCTGAGGTACTAAGTGGTTGGCAGTCTCAACTGAAGTCATCTGGTATCACGCTAAACACTCTCATTCAGGGCGCATGGCTACTGACGCTTCAACGTTACACGGGTCAGTCTCAGCCTGTTTTTGGCAATACGGTTGCGGGCCGACCATCGTCACTGGCAAACAGTGAAGCCATGGTTGGGCTCTTTATTAATACCTTGCCTGTTACATCGATGGTCGACTGGCAGGCGAAAACCGGTGAATGGCTTGCCGATATACAAGAGCAGGCGAGCGCGCAGCGTGAATTCAGCCATGTCTCCCTGTCAGAGGTACAGGCACAATCTCCACTGGCTGGTGAGAATCTGTTTGATTCGTTGGTGGTGTTTGAAAACTACCCATTGGATGAGAGCCTGTTTAGTGAAACTGGCCTTAAAATTGGCGAGCCTGACAGTTATGAGTTTACGCATTACCCGCTAACGCTGGCGGTATTGCCAGGTGAATCATTACGTATTGTTTTTGCGTACGACTCAGCGAAATTCTCACAGTCAGATATTGATGCGTTGTCAGCAACGACGTCTCATTATCTTGAGCAGCTTGTCGATAAGCTGACTCATAACCTGAGTGATATTGATGTATTGGACACCGAGCAACAGTCTCGCTTGTCTGGTCATGTAAAAGCGTCTGAACCTTGGACTTACAAACCTTTCACTGAACTGTTAAAAGAGCAGGTGCTTGCTCAACCAGATAGTGAAGCTCTTGTGGCGAATCCTCTTGGGGGAACGGCCTTATCAAATAATGGCTCGGAGCGGCTTGCTTTGTCATACCAACAGCTAGATGACTTCAGTGATGGTGTGGCCGCTGAGCTAATCGCACGCGGCATTCAACGAGACCAGCGGGTTGGTGTGATGTTTGCTCGTGGCGCAGACATGCTGGTGGCAATGATCGGTGTCTTGAAAGCCGGAGCTGCATTCCTACCTTTAGATCCTTCATACCCTCAAGACCGACTGGCCTACATGGTTGAAGATAGCGATGCACAGTGGTTAATTTCAGACGATAGTTCGCAACAATTGGCACGTGAGATTTGTCAGCCAGATAATATCATTGCGTATTCTGAAATCGACCTTCAGCAACCTCTTTTAAATCGTCCTGAAATTTTAGAAGAGCAGCTGGCGTATGTGATCTATACCTCCGGCTCAACGGGTAAACCTAAAGGTGTGTGTGTTTCTCATTCAGGTCTGAGTATGCACGTTCAAACTATTGGCCAACGATATGGCATGACACCAAAAGACATCGAGCTGCACTTTGCTTCAATCAGTTTTGATGGTGCAGTAGAGAGATGGACTGTGCCTCTGGCCTTTGGTTCAAAGCTGGTGATTCGAGACCAGCAGCTTTGGAGTGCACAAGAGACATGTGAAGTGCTTGAGCGTGAAGCCGTGACCATCGCGTGCTTCCCGCCAAGCTATGTTGGACCACTGCTAGAGTGGATTGAGGTTGAACAGCCAACATTAGCCGTACGTTCTTGGACTCTGGGTGGTGAAGCCTTTACACGAGAGACCTATTTCAAGCTTCAGCAGGTACTGAATCCGAAGCGCATTATCAACGGATACGGCCCGACGGAAACAGTCGTGACGCCAATGATCTGGCAGGCTTATCCTGAAACATCGCTAGAAAGTGCTTATGCCCCTATCGGTACTGCTGTCGGTGCACGTAGTCTGTATGTATTGGACAGCGACCTTCGTCCGGTTCCGTCTGGTGTCAGTGGCGAATTGTACATTGGTGAAGAAGTTGGCTTAGCTCGCGGCTATCTTGATCGTCCAGACTTAACAGCCGAGCGTTTTGTTCCAGACCCATTTGCGAATAATGGAGAGCGTATGTATCGCACTGGCGACTTAGTTCGCTGGCGCGAAGATGGCGTAATGGAGTATCTGGGTCGGGCAGATGACCAAATAAAAATTCGAGGCTTCCGTGTCGAATTAGGTGAAATCGAGTCACGATTACAGAGTATCAGTGGCAGTAAATTGAGTGCTGTTACCGCCTTTGAAGGTTCAGCTGGAAAGTACTTGGTCGGTTACATAGAAGGTCAGGCTGACCTAATAAACAGCGATGATATTCTCGCTCAAATGGCGAAAGTACTGCCTGACTATATGGTGCCTTCACAGCTTGTAGTCATGGAGTCAATGCCGTTGACGCCAGCAAGTAAAGTCGACAAGAAAAAACTGCCGCAGCCTGATAACCATGTTCAGCACAAAGCCTATGAAGCGCCAGAAGGTGAGATTGAGCAGCTTCTTGCACAAGAATGGCAAGCCCTGTTTGGACTGGAGAAAGTCAGTCGTCATGATGATTTCTTCGCTCTGGGTGGTCAGTCATTGCTCGCTACACAGCTCGTTGGACGTTTGCAGCAAAAACACCAGATTCGTCTTTTACTTCAGAGTGTCTTTGATTCTCCAAGACTAGATGTGATGGCAACTCAGTGCACTTCACTCAAAGAACCCGCAGTCACGATCAAAGCAGTGCCGCGCATGGAATACATGCCAGTGAGCGCTTCACAGAAGCGTTTATGGTTTGTTCAACAGCTGATGCCGGAAAGCTCTGCGTATCACATGCCGCTTGGACTTAAGTTAAAAGGCGCAGTGAATAGAGAGTGGCTAGAGCAGTCGTTGCGCACTGTGATAGGCCGCCATGAAGCTCTGCGTACCAGCTTCATGCAGGTAGATGGCGAGCTGATGCAGTCTATCCATTCTGATGACGATGTAAGTCAATTTGCATTAGAAGAATACTCAGCTGATGAGTTCTCTAGCATAGAGGATCAGCGCCTTAACTGGATCGGTGAAACCTTTGATTTGTCATCGCCTTCATTATTGAGAGCATACTTAATCAAGCATTCAGAACAGGAATTTGAGTTACTTCTGGTTGTTCATCACATCGTCTCTGATGGCATTTCGATTCAAAACCTAATGCGAGAGCTGTCGGCGGTTTATTCGTCGTACAGTCATTCTGGACACTTTGAGTCAAGCGTAGAGACTGTCGCGCTGGATTACGCCGATTACGCTAGCTGGCAGCAAGAGTGGTTAAAGTCAGATAATGCCAAAGAATCACTGTCATGGTGGAAAGCGGCGTTAGCGAAAGATATTGAGCCGCTTGTTCTCCATAGCGATGTCGCGAGAGATCAGCTCGAAACCACCGGTCAGCGTCATCACTTTACTCTGACCAAGCAGCAGGTCAAAGCGATTGAGACTCTTGCTGCACAAAGCGCAACGACTCCGTTTAACGTTATGTTAAGCCTGTGGCACTTATTGCTTCACAAGTATTCTGGGCGTGATGAAATTCGAGTTGGTATCCCTGTCGCAGGCAGAACACAGCCAGACACTCAGCAGATGCAAGGCTGCTTCATTAACAACTTGGTGATCCCTGCGCAGTTAGACGCGGCAATGAGTTACGACAATCTGCTCCAAGACACAAAACGTTTTACTGAGCAGGCGTTGACGCATCAGGATGTGCCATTTGAGGTATTGGTAGAGTCACTTGGTGTGACGGGTAATTTGCAGCACCATCCGTTGTACCAGACGAGTTTCAACTTCCAACGTATTGAGCGCTCAATTCTCGCTGAATGGGGAGGATTACAAGCAGAAGCGTTTGATCCGGGCGTGGTCGCGGCTCAGTTAGAGTTGAGCTTAGATGTTCAGGCCTATGATGACGGCGAATGGAGTGGTTTTGTTAACTATGCAGCACCAGTATTCGATCAAACGTTTGTCGAAGCGTTACTTGGTCACTGGCTCAAGCTGCTTGAACAAGTTGCATTGAATCCTAACGCAATGCTGTCTGAACTCAAGTTGGTTGATTCTGACGAGTTTGAACAAATTGAAGCATTCAACGCGACGAAGAAATCATGGGGTGAAATGCTTCCTCCACCAGTCGCTGTTGAAGCTCAAGCACAGCGCACCCCTGAGGCGATTGCTTTGTCCATGGGGCAGCAGTCAATGACTTACGCTGAATTCGACCGCAGAGTGAATCAGTTGGCTCAGTGGCTACGTCAACAAGGTGTGGGCGAAGAAACCAGAGTTGGCCTTGGTTTACCACGTTCGTTTGAACTAGTGATTGGCTTACATGCGATTACTCGTGCTGGTGGTGCTTATGTGCCATTGGATCCAAGTTATCCAGCAGAACGTTTGAATTACATTCTTGAGTCTGCGGACGTATCCATTTTACTGACCGATAGTGAGACCTTGCCACAATGGCCGGAAAACCCTCAATGTCAGTATGTGGCGCTAAATCAGGCTGAGATCTTACAGCAAGTCAACGAGCAGAGCACTGAGGCTCCAGTGGTAAATTGGCAGGCTGACCAGTCGCTGTATGTCATCTTTACTTCCGGTTCTACAGGACTACCAAAAGGCGTGGTAAATACCCAGTCGGCACTGCACAACCGTTTGGCTTGGATGCAGAACGAGTATCAGTTAGATGCCAGTGACTGTGTCCTCCAGAAAACACCGTTTAGCTTTGATGTCTCTGTATGGGAGTTCTTCTGGCCGCTTATGTATGGTGCAAGACTAGCGATTGCTGAGCCAGATCATCACCGACAACCTGAGTTATTGCATAACACCATTCGCGAGCAGGGCGTAACGACGATCCATTTCGTTCCTTCGATGCTTCATGCTTTTGAAAGTGAAACGGATATTGGAGAGTGCAGCAGCCTGCGCCGCATTATTTGTAGCGGTGAAGCTTTACCTGCTGAGTTGGCTGAAAAAGTGTTGACGGGCGCGCCAGGTTGCCAGCTGCATAACCTTTATGGTCCGACTGAAGCGGCTATTGACGTGACTTACTGGCAATGTGATTTACCTGTCGGTAAGCGCATCCCGATTGGTCATGCGATTAGCAACACTCAGCTTCATGTATTGGATGATTGTTGGAATCCAGTCCCAGTCGGTGTGCCTGGTGAGCTATACCTTGCGGGGGATGGCCTCGCGCGTGAGTACCTATCCAGACCGGATTTGACCGCCGATCGCTTTGTGCCAAACCCTTTTGCGTGCGAGCAAGATGGAAACATCGGTTCTCGTATGTACCGCACCGGTGACCAAGTGGTCCGCATGCCAGATGGCAGACTTGAATATCTGGGCCGATTAGATCATCAGGTAAAAATTCGTGGGCTTCGTATTGAGCTGGAAGAAATTGAGAATGTTCTCAACCAATACGATGACGTCGATGAATCGGCAGTCATTGCTTATGAACATCAAACAGGTACGCAGCTTGTCGCTTACGTGGTTTGCGGTGAGTGGAATTCAGAAAAAGAAACCGCTGCTAAAGCGCACTTGAATGATCACCTTCCCGACTACATGGTTCCTGCCATCTACGTTGCACTGGATGAAATGCCTCTTTCACCAAATGGCAAGCGTGATCGCAAAGCGTTGCCTTCTCCAGAGTGGAGTAAGGTGGAATATCGCGCCCCAGAGAGTGAATTGGAAATTTGGTTTGCCAATACATGGCAGCAAGTCCTTGGCTCAGAAAAAGTCGGCTTAGACGATAACTTCTTTGCGCTCGGAGGCCATTCTCTGTTGGCTACACGTATCGTCGCTCAAGCACAAAAAGAGCTCGACTTAGCGATCTCATTAAAAGACTTCTTTGCCGCTGGGACGCTACAGGCGCTAACGGATGCACTTCAGTCTCAGTATCAGGCAAACAATGAACAAGAACAGGATGAACTCGACGCCATGGCAGCACTAATGGACGAGTTGGAATTGTTATGA
- a CDS encoding MbtH family protein, translating into MSIDSPNTEFTVVINPQEQYSIWPTYHPIPNGWKAVGVTGNKETCLAHINEVWTDMRPKSLREALAE; encoded by the coding sequence ATGAGTATTGACAGCCCAAACACAGAATTTACCGTCGTTATCAACCCACAAGAACAGTACAGCATTTGGCCTACTTATCATCCAATTCCAAATGGATGGAAAGCCGTTGGTGTTACTGGCAATAAAGAAACTTGCCTTGCCCACATAAATGAAGTGTGGACTGACATGCGTCCGAAAAGCCTGCGAGAAGCTTTAGCAGAGTAA